One stretch of Pyxidicoccus trucidator DNA includes these proteins:
- a CDS encoding 3-deoxy-D-manno-octulosonic acid transferase, with protein MRLLYILASYALFALLFPVLSLHRKTRHGLKERLGFYGPGSLPPRGEGPVLWLHGASAGDLLALSPMFGPLRARFPGCQLILSTMTDSGYAMAKGRLAKDIDGVVYVPYDLWGATRRAVRAIRPDVLVLEYTEIWPNLIRAAKRGGARVVMTNGRFSPANLEKYRWLFRLIDNPLRDLDLLLMRQDEEAERARSLGARPERVTVTGNTKFDSLAGGPVREDDTLRGALGLEPGARVWISGSTHDGEEEVLLRVYRRLLERWPDLRLVIAPRYVDRAARIVTLAREQGLSVGLRSQGNPERGQVAVLDTIGELSRAYRLATVVFVGGSFTKRGGQNILEPAGQGKPVLYGPHMDNFRDSVELLSGHGGQQVADGEALHAALAELLASPERLATLGEQAQATVRRISGASERNAEAMTTLFPHGRPDPR; from the coding sequence ATGCGCCTCCTGTACATCCTCGCCAGCTATGCGCTCTTCGCGCTCCTGTTCCCGGTGCTCTCGCTGCACCGGAAGACGCGTCATGGGCTGAAGGAGCGGCTGGGTTTCTACGGCCCGGGCAGCCTGCCCCCGCGCGGCGAGGGCCCGGTGCTGTGGTTGCACGGCGCCAGCGCGGGAGACCTGCTGGCGCTGTCCCCGATGTTCGGTCCGTTGCGTGCGCGTTTCCCGGGGTGCCAGCTCATCCTGTCGACGATGACGGACAGCGGCTACGCGATGGCGAAGGGCCGGCTGGCGAAGGACATCGACGGGGTGGTGTATGTGCCCTACGACCTCTGGGGCGCGACGCGCCGGGCGGTGCGGGCCATCCGGCCGGATGTGCTGGTGCTGGAGTACACGGAGATCTGGCCCAACCTCATCCGCGCGGCGAAGCGGGGTGGGGCGCGGGTGGTGATGACGAACGGGCGCTTCTCCCCGGCGAATCTGGAGAAGTACCGCTGGCTGTTCCGGCTCATCGACAACCCGCTGAGGGACCTGGACCTGCTGCTGATGCGGCAGGACGAGGAGGCCGAGCGGGCCAGGAGCCTGGGCGCGCGGCCGGAGCGGGTGACGGTGACGGGCAACACGAAGTTCGACTCCCTGGCGGGAGGCCCCGTGCGCGAGGACGACACGCTGCGCGGCGCGCTGGGACTTGAGCCGGGTGCCCGCGTCTGGATTTCCGGGAGCACGCACGATGGCGAGGAGGAAGTGCTGCTCCGGGTGTATCGGCGCCTGCTGGAGCGGTGGCCGGACCTGCGGCTGGTCATCGCGCCCAGGTACGTGGACCGGGCTGCGCGCATCGTGACGCTGGCGCGTGAGCAGGGGTTGAGCGTGGGGCTGCGCTCGCAAGGCAACCCCGAGCGTGGGCAGGTGGCGGTGCTGGACACGATTGGTGAGCTGTCGAGGGCCTACCGGCTGGCGACGGTGGTGTTCGTGGGAGGCTCGTTCACGAAGCGGGGCGGGCAGAACATCCTGGAGCCGGCGGGGCAGGGGAAGCCGGTGCTGTACGGGCCGCACATGGACAACTTCCGGGACAGCGTGGAGCTGCTGTCGGGACACGGCGGGCAGCAGGTCGCGGACGGCGAGGCCCTGCATGCGGCGCTCGCGGAGCTGTTGGCCTCGCCGGAGCGGCTCGCGACGCTGGGCGAGCAGGCCCAGGCGACGGTGCGACGGATTTCCGGAGCGAGCGAGAGGAACGCCGAAGCGATGACGACGCTCTTT